A segment of the Coffea arabica cultivar ET-39 chromosome 8c, Coffea Arabica ET-39 HiFi, whole genome shotgun sequence genome:
TTACTTGATTGCAAGCAACTCATGGGCCGACTTGGGCAGGTCACCCCGAGGCACAACCATTTTTGGGGCTGAAAAATTCAATGCGTGAACGTGTTAGGTGTCTACTCTGGGTTGATTGATGCTACTTTTGCAGCTTACTTCATCTGAACTCCCCCTTTGCATAGTAATATTCATAAAGAAGACACAATTACAAAGCgtagaaaatttttcacatCCGGAAATTTTGTTGCCATTTATGCAACGCCAAGCGAATTGAGTAATAGTTTTTGGACTGCTAGATAGGTTGAGAGGTCGGCCGTTGCAGCAGTTATGATATGTTTAATGCGCCTTAATTAGATGAAATCAACTGGAAAAGAATGGAATGGCAATAGCTTTGAGGCTATAAAGATGCATGGCTGATTACTAGTTCTCTGGGCATCATTATCAACTTTGAATACATAGGAAATTCTAGAGGACTGAATGAGGTTTTCAATCGAAAAATGGTTAGCCACACATATGTTTTTATGGGTTCAGTAATTGAAAAATACAAATGATTTGAGGATCTAAAAGAGGCAGTGGATGTTGGAGGAGGGCTTGGTGCTACTCTTGAGATGGGAGTTTCCAAGTACCCAGAATCCGAGGGAGGGATCAACTTTGACTTGCCATTTGTTATCAAGAATGCCCCACCCTGCGCAGGTATACCTTTTATTCATTTCAATTTCTGAAGATTGGATTCGAACTAATTCTTCAAATTCGTCTCACCCCCATAAGGGGCAATAGAAATTTATTCAGATCAACTGGTTCtagtttgtgtgtgtgtgtatatatatattcgaaTTGTCTAACCTGATAAAAGAATTAGTTCATTACGTCAATTTCCCTGCTACATCTTTTACAATGAGACAGAGACTTGGCACTACTTTTTTctagagctgttaatcgagccgagtcgagccgagtatttggctgtcgagctcgactcgagtttaattcgagccgagctcgactcgagctcgttaGGAAAACGAGCTTTAAAATGTGTTCGAACTCGGCTCGTTAAATGTATATGtggctcgagttcgagctcgagctcgactcgtttatcacaaacgagtcgagtttcacgagttcgagctcgagctcgtgcaaattaaccttaataaaaacctataatttttaatttttataattttgatttctaaaatgacaaatatgcccttcattaacgagctctaacgagctactcgagtatcaaacgagccgagcttactcggctcgttaactaaacgagtatgtttcgagctcgagctcgactcgttaaccaaaattaacgagccgagctcgagccttaacgagccgagctctaACGAGCTTTCGAGCTACTTGATTAACTTAACAGCTCTACTTTTTTCCTAGGTGTGGAGCATGTCGAGGGAGATGTGTTTCAATGTGTTCCTAGAGGGGAGGCAATCTTACTCAAGGTCAGTGCTAAAAACACGTTAATTTATTCTACAAGTAGTGATAGACAtacccaaaaaggaaaaaaaaaactataatttgcctaataactaattaaatttaattgCATATCATCTTTGCAATTCAATATTAACTAAGAAACGTTAtgctaagtgattttgtttttggaCATCATGAATTGCATGTGCATgcatggctttttttttttttggtataattCACGGGTGTCTACATCCGTTTTACGGTTTGCGACTGATCCTGTTTGAGTCAGGTCGGGCCTCATAGGGGTAGCTCTCCCAAcgtcattttttttattctcaTGAGTTTCGAACCCGAGATCTCATGATTAAGGATGCAAACCCCTTAGTTGCATGTGCATGGTTCTTATTTGTCTATAACGAGTTCTTTCTAAAATGCTAGTTCTGTATACTACACGACGGGACCGATGACCAATGGCTTCAGCATTCCTATCTCTATATTCCAATGTAGAATAACGttttcattttccaaaaaaaaaaagctcataAGGTTTTCATTGGTAAAAAATGCTCTAATCCGGCCTAGCTCTTAGATTTTATAGAATCATGAGACCAATATGCTTATTACTATGTTAGCCACAGAGTGCAAAAAAGCGTTTGGTTTAATGTCACTTTTACATTGAGAATTTTATCTTATCCAAAATTACTCGCTTTGATTTCTTATATTTAAGCACACTAGTGAATGTCTCAATTTTAGTAATAAATGCATATTAAATGTAAATAGGATTTTTAGAAAGAATCCGATTCCATCCATTAATTGCGAACCATTCTCGATCCACATAATCAATGATAATTTACAATTACAGTTGCATTTGTAGAGGCCCCTCACCATGTTTTGCAATTCCTCCTCGAATTTGCATATTTTGAaagtacaataataaaaaaaaaagaataaaagataAAGACAGAGATTTTCACATTCTCGGCTTTTTCGACAGCAGACAGTCACGTATGACGAGTTAACGACGCCACATGATTGTTCCAGCCCAGTCCCGATTGTCCGGTTTTCTAACCCGCCAACCATGTATCCAATTGCCTCCAAAAACGTCGCCGTCATCGGGGCCGGCGCTGCTGGGCTCATCGCTGCACACGAGCTCCGACAGGAGGGTCACAAAGTGGTGGTTTTTGAGAGAGAAAACCAAGTGGGAGGCATATGGGTCTATAATCCAGCGACCGAATCCGACCCTCTCGGAGTTGACCCGACCAGAAACCTGATCCACTCGAGCCTCTACGCTTCTCTCCGGACCAACTTGCCTAGAGAAGTAATGGGTTTTCGGTCATACCCGTTTTTGTACAAAAGGGGAAGTCACCGGGACCCGAGAAGGTTCCCGGGGCATAGAGAGGTATTGGAGTATTTGAAGGACTTTGCAGTTGATTTTAAATTGTGTGGGCTGGTGAGGTTCGGAACTGAGGTATGGCATGTGGGATTGATAGAAAATGGTAAATGGAAAGTGACGTCAAGAAAAAGGGAGGGAAATGCATATAATGATAGGAATCAAGAAAAGTTGGATGAGGTTTATGATGCTGTAGTAGTTTGTAATGGGCATTATACAGAACCCCGACCTGCAGAAATCCCAGGTACCACctcaaaatagaaaaaaatttacTTGTAACGTTGAATTTTATGATTATAGTACTATTATACGATGCTCTGATTTTGTTGACTGAACTATGGAATATGCAAAATGGAAGTTATATGACTTAATCAACGATAGAGAATTGGGTTGGAAGGAATAATCTAGTGGGTTTCATCTGtcgggagtttttttttttttttttccgggtaTTATGTTAAAGGTGTATGGAATttcattttgtatttgtatgaagAACCAAACTTTAATGAGTTGAGCTTGTTGAAAAACTGGGGTATTAAGATTGCTGGCTCAAGATTGGTTTTTTATGCTGTAGACTTGTAAAAggtgttccaaaaaaaaaaaagaggacaaACTTTAGGATGCCAATCTTGTAAGTCTCGAGAGGCTGAGTTTCAGTTTTCCCGGTAGATTTTCAGTTATTAGCTTTTTGTTTAGGCGAGCTGTTATTGGTGGAGAAACTGAGCATGATATAGCAGTATCAAACTTTGAAGGTTGCTTACGTTTTAAATTAGTTTGTAATTATTTTCTTCGTTCAGGACATTGACATTGAGGATATCTCgtttttggtttaaaaaatgttttGTCTGGGATAGGGATTACGAGAAAGAAAATTTCAGATGATTTGGTAAATTGCATATTAGCAGATAGTGATTTTGATCCTTATGTATTATTACAGAGGTCTCATTTCAATGTGAACCGTAAGGTTCAAGGTTGTTTTATTCGGTAATTCTTCTTTCCTACAATGGCAACTTAAATTGTTTACTTTGCTGTTCTCAAATTTTGCAACTTCATCGTTGTTCCGACTATTAGATTCCTATCGTTTTATGGCTTTCCAATGTTTGAGTAACCTACTGTGTCATTCTGCAATAGAAGTACTCATTGTATGATTCTGGTTATTCATATTATACAAACATAAATTTCGATCTGTTCTTGCTAAATTGCAGGGGTTGAAGGATGGCCGGGGAAGCAAATCCATAGCCACAACTATCGTGATCCTGAACCTTTCAGAGATCAAGTATGTGGCAGGTGtcccttgttttccttttgttttttcttcatCTAAATCTCGTCATCAATCTCTTAGAGCTGCATAGCATACTTAATGGCTTAGGTTCGTTttgtttttacattttttattgTTCCCTGTGAGATTTTCTAGGAGTTGTGTGCTTTAAGTTAAAGAAATGATTTTAAATGTCTTTAATAATGTTTATTACTAGTGTTTCTTATTCTCGATTTACTTGTGCCAAGATTCATTATCTGGAGCTTGTTGACCTTCCAATTGGTTCATTAGAGGACAGATAGCTCTTTGAACAGGTGTTAAATTTATATGGCATGACTTAAAGCTGGCAAACATTTAGTGCTTCTCTTTTCTGAAGGCCTTTATACCATCAGAAGTTGACTAGTCTATCGTTCTGCGATGACAATGGATTTGTCTGGGTTGCAATCTAAGCAGTAGCATAAAATTTGTTTTCACAATTTGTTTAGCACAGAGGTGCATATTCTTGCAAGCGACTAATTAGTTGATGGGCGAGAATGCATCGGTCTGTGATAGAAGGGCAAAGAATAAATTTTTGGCTTCACTTTGTACATAAGAAGTTGGCTATGGTGCAGTAGGATGTTGTTTTAGTATAATTAGAGGCTTAATCTGTGGCATTGGAAGGAGAGCAtttagaataaaatatgactcaATGGCAAGATGATGGTTTTTTTAACACTATTTGTTCTCTTTTTATCAACCGGATACCAATTCAACATGCCCTGACAGGTGGTGGTATTGATAGGGAGTGCAGCTAGTGCTGATGATATCTCCAGAGAGATCGCTAAAGTTTCTAAAGAGGTTCATATAGCATCAAGAGCAGTCCAAAATGGCATCATGGGA
Coding sequences within it:
- the LOC113705251 gene encoding flavin-containing monooxygenase FMO GS-OX-like 4 isoform X1 encodes the protein MYPIASKNVAVIGAGAAGLIAAHELRQEGHKVVVFERENQVGGIWVYNPATESDPLGVDPTRNLIHSSLYASLRTNLPREVMGFRSYPFLYKRGSHRDPRRFPGHREVLEYLKDFAVDFKLCGLVRFGTEVWHVGLIENGKWKVTSRKREGNAYNDRNQEKLDEVYDAVVVCNGHYTEPRPAEIPGVEGWPGKQIHSHNYRDPEPFRDQVVVLIGSAASADDISREIAKVSKEVHIASRAVQNGIMGKLAGYDNIYHHSMIESTHGDGSVAFQEGSVVYADIILHCTGYKYHFPFLETNGMVTVDDNRVGPLYKHIFPPALAPWLSFVGLPWKVVPFPLFEFQSKWIAGTLSGRLSLPSPKEMMADIQAFYSSMEASGTPKRYTHNMAGYQFEYDDWLAAQCGCLPTEEWRKQMYVETSMRKRSQPETYRDQWEDEHLVRQALADFSQYFSKVPSS
- the LOC113705251 gene encoding flavin-containing monooxygenase FMO GS-OX-like 4 isoform X2 is translated as MYPIASKNVAVIGAGAAGLIAAHELRQEGHKVVVFERENQVGGIWVYNPATESDPLGVDPTRNLIHSSLYASLRTNLPREVMGFRSYPFLYKRGSHRDPRRFPGHREVLEYLKDFAVDFKLCGLVRFGTEVWHVGLIENGKWKVTSRKREGNAYNDRNQEKLDEVYDAVVVCNGHYTEPRPAEIPGVEGWPGKQIHSHNYRDPEPFRDQVVVLIGSAASADDISREIAKVSKEVHIASRAVQNGIMGKLAGYDNIYHHSMIESTHGDGSVAFQEGSVVYADIILHCTGYKYHFPFLETNGMVTVDDNRVGPLYKHIFPPALAPWLSFVGLPWKSKWIAGTLSGRLSLPSPKEMMADIQAFYSSMEASGTPKRYTHNMAGYQFEYDDWLAAQCGCLPTEEWRKQMYVETSMRKRSQPETYRDQWEDEHLVRQALADFSQYFSKVPSS